ATATCcgttcagcataaatacgttcaaatgtgATGTCAGTTACACACTTTCCCCCCTTCTCTCTTTAACCTTAAACGGGAAATCTTAAAAAACCTTAAACATCTTTAATGTGATTCGCAGGGGCAGAAacatcagaaaatattttccaaatacACGTTCATCGGCTTTTATTTAGGTGGCAATAGTGGCAATTTAGGAAGTTCGGCAATTCATCAAGCAATAGgtggacaaaattaaaaacaagcagtaagctccaacgcattcgcgtcggaaagcggctctggcgacggtagttgtagtcaagaatgagggcctagacacattttgtcattgatgtacaatccgaaaACTGTCCGactacggtttccttggtaacctttgtttgctatcagctgatatcgagtaatatgcctaggaagctccaaccactgcattcttccacaaaaccgcgaaaactttaaaattcaaaatttcaaattttgaacgtaaagtacatttttttccatcacgagattaaagcacaaacaagttttgaattattgactgtatcaccatgattccaaaaatacactacacaacatagcattggctaacaataaaacaatatgcaataaaataaagtcatgacaaggtacatagtcgaaaatggcgccgattcccatcaaccaacgcgcggtctctccaatgtaacatggtccattgatactccccagctgggaccgtccggaatagcagctctagtgcaagcaccagagccgctaaaaattataattaatattataaaatcgtggattgagggaataaggcaggagatgaggagatgcgatctgccggaggagctctggcaggatcgctatcagtggcggttgggtgtcgcggagcgcacagaagcgctataagagcgacttagttagttagttagttagttatttagttagttagttggCTATAATTAATTAcaataaagaataaaataattacCTGAACAGCAGTACGAGGAGAGTATTCCTGCGATTTATCGCAGGCGTTCCAGCAGCCGATGGCGTTCTTGTGGGGGAGCGTGTAGAAAAGAACGCCCGTTTGGGGGTCCATGGACTGGGCGCCGGCTTGGTTAAATTCCCCGCCGCGGGAGCCGAGGAGCTTGTAGCCGTAGAAGTCGGCGGCAAGGGTGGCGTTCTTGAGGACGCGCGTCGAGACGGCGTACTCGGTGTAGGCGGAGAGCGCGTGGAAGAACAGCGTCTTCTCGCCGGTTTCCACAGAGCGCGGCGATAGCGCCACCCCGAAGATACCGTCGTCCCACCGGAAGTTGAAGCCTCCGATGAAGTAGTTGCCGGCCAGTGGGTCAGAGTTGAAGTACTGGTGGTTCACCTGTCAAGAAAAACAGAAACCCGGGGTAAAGTTAGGTGAAAgtttgtcggcctcctatgctgccgtactaaggaaaaacgccgtataaacattcgagggttgctaaattttctctcagataaAAGTTATTtcagaagaaagttatgaaggttttttcttaaaattttcaggaacttaaggtgaaatcacaagcgccatgcgaagtttcagaatttccgccgccattttattctcTTACAGAGCAATCGTcggttaaatctgtttgaaaatttcactgaattttatcggtagcacaaagaaaattcgctgagatttttggacagcttcgtcgaacgatttctctgtaaaaaagaaatggcagaaattttgaaacgttccatggcgattgtgatactttggctaaAAAATAACACGGTgaattgagtcaatcagagaggtcggacatacaatttttgactaaaactgcaaagtttgatgtttttttcgtcacattttaaatttcaaggggtgttcctaaaagaaaattccttcagaaaaccaatgaacccacttttagaacctcaaagtttggcaCAAACGGAGTttcaagcttttaaagtttcaaaattgtgtccgacccgtcctattgactcgatcctctgtgcgacGTCAATTCAATAATCGGCCAAAAGAACAAACCTGATAAGCGTCGTTCTTCTGCATGCTGTACACGATGAGGACCTTGCCCCAGAGATCCGGGATGTAGGCCCAGGCGTCCTGGCAGTTGTCCCTCTCGACATCGACGATGATGTTGGCGATCCAGGTGCGGCAGGGCAGGAGCTTGGCCTCGATCTCCCGCTCGAGGACGAGCTGGTCGGTCTTGAGGTCGAAGACGAGGATCCTCGGCTGGAAAAGCTTCGTGAAGGAGGTCTTGATGTCCAGGATCCCCAGGTCGACCATCCAGAGCCGGTCGCAGGCGTCCACGCTCATCCGGAACGGCGAGACGATCTTGAGACCCGGCTCCTTCGACTTCATGTTCTGCGACGCCCAATTCGGGTACGGGATCAACTTCGGGGCTTTGTACATGTCTGTCACAAAAAACACACCAGAGTAGATAGTATTAACTCACTCGGAGACAGAAAATAGCTAATTAGAGCAGGGATGTTGTTCTCCCGCACGAGCATCAGATTCTGGTAGGGACACGGGaagcgaaaacgccttcaattttcagtgtatgcaacgcggatatcccttgagcacgaatagttgcatcaaggcgctgtgATCACTACTTGTCACATCTCTACACTGCTGCCGATGCTTTGTGTTGTAAATTTTACGGAGTGATCTTATTTCCCTCTGTTACTCAACTAAATACGTATCCTCTTCATCAACTTCGGGGCTTTGTACATGTCTGTCACAAAAAATACACCAACTTAGATAGTATATTAACTCGTTCTGACAATGAGATGGAATAAATGCACTTTTTTAAAAGAGATTTGTCTACCCATTACAGACCCAGagagttttaataaaaaattgatttaaaacagTTTCTCATGGTGAAAAAGAGAGGTGCGACCTAGAATTTGGTGATCGGATTGAAACCTAGTCATAACGTAATCTCACGGGACCGAGAAATTTTTCCGTTAACAGCAGGTTGAGCAGGTCTATTTACATGCATTTATGGACCACGGGACCGGAGAAAAGTCCGTAAAGATCTGTTTTCCGCTCTGAGCGGGGTCCGTTAAGATCAAGTTTCACTGTATAATATGcctattgagaaaaaaatgagggtgCGATTATGAGTTAGGTACGTAAGAGTTTACGTTCCAACTGCCACGGGATCGCACCAAACCCGGAACATCCGAGAATCAGCCAAGGTATTGAACACAGCCCTTTTTTCCAACCTTCCCATgggaaatattttaagaaattttgtatacagtttttttttaaaatgtattcacCGTTTCCGAGATATCCGCGCTCAAAATTTTACCAACTAACGTCACATGACTGAGAAATTTAACTCTTGAtcattttctgttctttttctACGCCCGCCACATGCCAATAACAAGTCTCGGATCGGAGCAGCATGACAAAAATCACTCGACTTAATGAACACCTCAAATGCTACAGAAAGTCAGGGGCTTTTAAGCTGTACTGTAAGGAGAATATTTCCAGGTAACTTAATTTTAGAAGATTGTGCACATTAAAATGCACCCTttgctaaaatttaagaaaagaaaagaaattaacgCGGCATACAGTTCACCATGTGCGACAGAATTTTAGGTAAGATTCACCTAAAGTCAACGTCGAAAAGATGTCCCTTCGATTAAATCCACTCTTACATCAGTTTGGGTCTTTTCAGATTTCTCTTACGCTGAACCCTCCGAGTATTTTGAAACTTGTCTTCTGAAGCATTTCATACTAAAAGTTAGGTTCAGTTACCGTTCATCTCCGTAAAATGGTACAACACAAATCGGAAGGATTTTTTGTTACAAACGTAAGATCCCTGTATAGCTTGACCTACAGTTATTTACTTAGCAAGCTCGTGATTCATTAGTCACGAATTAGCGAATGCTGCCAATTAGAAAATGACTATTCATGAGTTTGGCAAAGGAGTGCAATAACCGCAGTTCTAGTCAAAGATAAACAAACCCGCTCAATTCCTCTTCACACCCTCCCTTGAAGATAAATGCTGGAGTTCCTGCCACTCGGATAAAACAGGGCACGCAGTGCCCATGATTTAGTTTCATGAATGAAAGACCATGTATGTACTCAGGTCTCGAATAAATACAGATTTTCATTGCACTAAAGTTAATTATTATTCGGCAAGGATTCATgtatgtacagggtgtttcagaccacccgtaccaggcctttttctcggttggtttaggtcgtacgaagtcggagacctcggggttgaatagggaattgaccccaaggaatccgaattttgaggtcccgaaacccccccacccccccttgggggataaagggggggtcacgatgctaaaagtcacggttcccgaccgaattgcggatagatcgcatcagaattgaaaagcacggaaaatttcacgtgaaattgacccctaaaaatccaaagtcggaccatccaaggcccaaaaatgacccctaAAGAGGGGGCCAGTACTCcactccataatttctctttggtctcaaaattgacgtaaattctccagaaaaagacggtttcccaggtaatcgaccccgagaaatccaaatttcatggtcccgaagctcctctagccccccttggagggtaaacgggggggcccaattttaaaaatcggggctcctttccgaatcgcaaattgattgcatccaaattgaggagcagaacacatttacatcttaagtgactcctaagagttctaatagaccccctgaacggcagaaagtaatcccctgaggaagggggcctcgctcccgccaaaaatttctcaggattcctctttggtcgcaaaattgacgtcgattctccagaaaaagacggtttcctatgtaatcgaccccgaggactctaaatttcatgttccctgagctcctcggggttgattacataggaaaccgtctttttctggagaatcgacgtcaattttgcgaccaaagaggaatcctgagaaatttatggcgggggcgaggcccccttcctcaggggattactttctgccgttcaggggggtcaattagaactcttaggagtcacttaagatgtaaatgtgttctgctcctcaatttggatgcaattaATGTGCggttcggaaaggagccccgatttttaaaattgggccccccgtttaccctccaaggggggctagaggagcttcgggaccatgaaatttggatatctcggggtcgattacctgggaaaccgtctttttctggagaatttacgtcaattttgagaccaaagagaaattatggaggggggtactggccccctctttagggggtcatttttgggccttggatggtccgattttggatttttaggggtcaatttcacgtgaaattttccgtgctttttaattctgatgcgatctatccgcaattcggtcgggaaccgtgacttttagcatcgtgaccccccctttacccccaaggggaggtgggggggtttcgggaccacaaaattcggattccttggggtcaattccctattcaaccccgcggtctccgacttcgtgcgacctaaaccaaccgagaaaaaggcctggtacgggtggtctgaaacaccctgtataatgagACAAGAATCACAACACAACACTCGCAGCGGAGACAGGGGAACACGGGCGCACCTCAGTCTCTAATGTCAAGTTCAAGGTCCACTTTATACCAGTTCACTGCCCCAGTGTGCAGGTATGTACTTACACCTTTGCCGAGGTTTGCAATTCCATGCCTAAATCAATGTGCCTCTTCTTTTCTTAACGTTTCCACAATCTGCCCAAGGAACACAGAACACAgactgcaaaaaattgcaattaaacaTACAgtgtggcccagacctaccctaccaggcctttttttcggttaatttgggtcgtacAGAGCCGTATGGATAAGCCagagacagtggttccttattgcaaaatgtaacccaTTTATTATTCAGCTAATTAAACTTGCTGCTCACCATTCATTTTGACGTAGTTGAGGGACGAGGGGACACCCTTGCCCAGCCTGGGAACGGAGATGAAAACCTTGTCCTGCCACACCTCGACCCCCATGGGCACGCTGTTCCCAGGGATGAAGTCACCCGCGGCGATGGCTTGCTGCCGGCTCTGTTCACTCGGGTAAGCGAAGTCCAGGGTCTTCCAACTGAAGACTTCAACGAGCTCATTTCGGGGGGTTCCGAGAGAGCAGCCCTGCCACAGGGTCGCAACGACCAGCAGGGTCAATAATATTGGCTGCATGTCCCGATGTTATGAGTCTGAAACAGAAGGGAAATTTCGGATATTTAATTGTCTTTCTTGAAAAGACGTAaaggaaataaaattagaaattaatggaTTCACGATTATTGAGATTCGCCAATTCGATAAATCGTCGTCCTctcacgaaagagcgtaactgcatttcaatgttgccaaatttctcttcaaaaatttcatttttaccaggaaaatcttgggcttttttaccagaaaatttgttttgatttgaaatttgaattttgatttgttttaagATCTTACAgcaaaatcacagaaattttggaaagaaaccGCACAGGTGCATTCTTATAAACATTTGACTTGCAcgagtcaattttacaaccttggaatggagttgcgttcctATGTGCAGAAAACTACGAAGTACACTTAGTCGAAAAGCGTGTGCTCCCATTACACCAATTGAAAATCTCTAATCatgttttactttcttttaaaaggaaactaaCCAAAATATTTCCATAAAATTTCTGATGAGTGTTTTAAAATGAGTatgaaaattctcagaaaacGTCGAGAAAAACTACCCGttcgtttcatttttaaaaattgaataatacatGAGCGAAGTATTGCAATTTAGCAAtttgagatacgcattttttagACCTTTGCAacacaaaatgttttaaattaaaattttatgatgATTCGAAATTGAAGTTGAGCATGGCCGGGAATATGAACTAtctatcaaaaaaattttctaagaatttGGAAGTTTCCGCATTATGCAGAGTTATAACCAAGCAGTTGCAAGCTCTAATTCCGAGTGGAAAACATTCATTATAATTGATTCATTGGAAGTATCTGGGTTGCCCAAGGCGATTCGCAACTTTTTTCACACACAGCGTAAAAATATTACGTAACAAAGAGACTAAAAAGATTGCTACACTGTGAGATACATGAATCATGCAGCCCCAATTAGTGCTGAACACATCAATGAAAGCTTCCGGTCGTAGCTTGGGATGGACTAAAATTTCCAGTCGCGATCGCTTGTTTTCCTTGAATTTCGTTGAAGTCTCCGTGGAAACATCGGTGCCCTGGCTACCTTATTTACGGATCTGCCGTCAAATAACATAATCGACTAAAATAAACTGTGAAATCTACTCTGAATAATATCTACTGAAAAACAGAAGTTAGATATATAGTttccttccggccaaagtatcacaagggccatgcgatgtttaaaaatttccgccgccattttatttttttacagagaaattgttggttgaatccattggaaaatttcactgaattttcttcatactgccgataaaattcagtgaaatttttaagtagattcaaccaaaaatttctctgtaaaaaaatgaaatgacgacggaaatttttaaacgtcgcatggcgcttgtgatacttcggccggaaggtgacgatgtagttcaaaaaaatgtattatccGCTCGGGATGTGACGGATAAACTGGATCATTCAAATTGTATTAATTTTACTTATATTTTAAATGCGTTTGAGAAATGTACCGGTTGAAATGAGCAGGCTTGTTTTTATTAGATAAGCAttttatttgaatgaaaaactcAGTTATTTTATTTCGATTCTCACAGTTTCTTAATTAATTTATACTACGAATATACCTATATCGAACAATTTACCTCGGTTGAGTTATCTGTTCGTGTATTCCCGCCCTTCcatcaattttcagaatcaatAAATGTAGCATAACTTGGAAACGTGGTTTGATTCAACCTTCATTATCACGGCCTAAGATATATTAAATTACGTGTAAttcttttgaagaaatgatttgcggagtcattaaaaaattatagaagCGTCTGAACGAGTTCAATTGCGTTAGATGTAAAATTGTCTAGCTCGCTTCGTATGTGCGAGAACTAGCTGCCCTCAGATTTTTATTCAACAATTACAAAGCAATTACACGCCGCTATAATGTAGGTGTGGACTGCGGTGAATGCAGTTAATAATTAGAGTTTAATGTgtatagggtgtcccaaaaacAGGATACGAGGCTGATATTGTCTGATGCGATTAAAATGTGATGCGAAGATAGGAAAGTAATCTCGTCGTCTGTATTAAACGAACTCTTAAAAAGCTGTCCGGAACAAATGCGCCAAAATAGGACGCTTATTATACTTTTAAGTATTTTGATCTCTCAGCATCACGTCTTAAAAAATTTAGTCCTACCGGAACATCAAAAACATGAAAGTGAGATTTGATCAAATCAAAGCCAATTTgccttgaaattcaaatataaaacggattacattttgcaataaggaaccaccatcttTGGCTCTTTCAAAAGCACATTTCTGCACAGGGATTTtgatggcatatatgttgtttctaaaatgagccgtaaatagtggttccttattgcaaaatgcaatccaagtagtGTTTCGAAAAATCGGAAATATTCTCGATGGGCCGATTTCTCACTCAACTAAGGCCCGGTAAAATTCTTGAGACTGCCCGGATTCAATTATTTTCAGATGACATTTTCGTGTGTCAGGAACCGCTGAGTTTTAGAGACACCTTATAATAATTATCACCAAATGCATTTTTATCCGCTCTGATCACTCGCAGAGGTCGGAGAGGGTCCCTCTTATCGTATTTATCCGTTGACCCCATTATTGTATGTAGAATCAATGTTTAAACTGAGACTAAGAGTAAAATTTAGgttcgtaaaattttagtttcggCAAATAAAGTAATGCAGACTTTTGCACAGCACTTAGATATTTAAAATCTGTGAAACATTACAATtaagtgtaaaaaaaatactcttaggCCTAAAGCAAAAGACAGACCAATCGTAAGAGGCGCAATTACCACATAATCGATGTTGGAAATTCTCACAAAAtctaaattcaatgaaattattTCTTCAATAGGATttgaactttcatttattttaatttcataacAATGCcctcaaaatggacaaaattaccaCAGCCGATTACTTTTGTAGCACATAATTTCACGGTATCACCTTCATAGATTACCAAAGTACTTTGCAACTGTTACATACTAAAACATAATTGAGCAACTCTTGATTGGACTTCGTAATTGATAGAACTGAAATTCTAAAGGAAAAGCGTCTATTAAAAGGAAATGACGCCTTTAGGCATAATCAGTCAATTCAACTGAAGTTTTAAGGGGCAAAACTTGAAGATTGAAGCAGGTACCCTTGGGTTAAAATCCTTGTTTGAATGGACAGGTCTGTGCGACAGTGAtcaaaaaaagggagaaaagtcACACTCTGATACGTAACGATTGTCTTTAACAGAAAAATCGTTACAAATATAATCGAtaagaaatcaattttcttacttttgacACTGCAGTATCCTCTATGCCTATAGGCGTGGCTTTTTCGGGATGGAACCAAGCAATAAGGGCCCTTATTGCGGAAACTTAAACTGAAACTTTATGTGACACCGAAAAATCTCATTTTGGGTCAGAATTTATTATCAGTTTTTGATCCAAAACGCTTTCCGACACTCTACAGAAAACATGAGATCAAAGTTTTCGGGCATGATTTTTATTATCAAGGatgttttgaacttttaaaatgaaTCGCTTCTGAGGCAGCGCCAATTGATGACTAGCAGCGTTTTTCGGCCTCGAACTCACTATTTTTTGCCTTCAGATTTTAATATTCCCTCGAAAAGTCAATACTTGGAATTTTTCGGTGTTCTGTGCACTGAACGATGCAAAATTGACCCCTCCAACCCGTGTTACCGTTAGCAaggttttgttctttttcatttttctatctttaAGGCCCTTTTGCCCAACACATTACGTATGGGAAGCAAAGGGACGTCGGccaaactacactggaaaaaaaaaaaaaaacacattggatctagagtccagactcttgaaaacattgacaagaaaaaatacttttgattcaatcggatttttgcttgaatcaaaacgaaatccgcttaaattaagaggcttggttcttgatttaagccagattctgctggaatcaggagtactttttcttgtcgatgttttcaagagcctggaccctagatccaatgtgttttttttttccagtgtacattaaCAACGTATTATATCTGTATTATCTGCACAGAGCATCGAACCTGGAGGGTAGAATATGGAAACGGAAATAGGCAGTACCTACCTGACCACGATCCAGTTAATCGCTCGATCGATCGGCGGAAGGCGGAAATTTCACGGGCGCACCTCACACGTGGGTCAGAATCGGAAGCGCGGGTCCGCGGGGTAATTGGCGGTCAGGAGTCACGACACAGACTGAGCTGACCACTGACCGATAGAGCGAATGCGTCTGGGCGAAGGATGACAAACACGGTTGCCATCCAGTGAGGGGATTTTGCAAAATCCCAATAATAACCCGTGAAATtgtcgatttccgcatgagatCTTGCAACTCTGTTGGCAAACCACAATTCCACCGGCACCGGGTCACCGGGTGCGCAAGGTCAGAGCAGAGCAAGTGGTTATGCATCCGCTAGCTCCGGGCGCCACGAATTTCAGATCGGAACGAACGAGCTTGCCTAATTTGGCGGGAAATTAATACGAAGTTATAGTTGGGCTAGGTCAGGAAGGGTACACCGTCAACAATTTCATGCCTATTTTGCCGCTAGAAAACCCGGGTGATAACAGCGCGGAGTGGAATCgactttttttttgcgaaatgaTGAATAAATACCGCACTTACGAAGCGGCCTTCACCCCTCATTCATTATCACTCGGATTTTATGAAAGTGGGAAAAGCTTCGGAGTGAAATACTATCCGGATCTCACTGAGAGATTTTTATCAGTTCGTGATCCGCGAAAAAAACTGATTGTGAGGCTCAACGCAGTTTGGGACTAGGGGCTCAAAACCAAATTTTCCGTGAGCGAACTTGATTCTTTCCGAATCAACGATATCTAGTATGCATAAAGTTATAGTTAATTCACACGTCAAAACTAGCAGCGTTTTCTGATTGGAGTCAACATAGTCGACATGAGAACGGTATGGAAGTTATGTGCATTGGTGTTTCGCCGTCAGTGTTCGAGGTAGGCTAGAAAACGTCCACTGTTTGCAACGTCCATTTTTggctctacactgaaaaaaaagctacGGACGATATAGACGCATACAGTCCGTTCCGGGCTGAgcggctgaaagttccgggtactgGAGCGGGAGCCgcagcttcgattgctccgggtgctggagccgcagCTTCGATTACTCCGCGTactacgctcggaactttcggcctcggagcccggaacgcgaacggtatgtctacatgACCCGTAAGTCCGGCTtccatggccggagttttttttcagtgtagggttTGGATCTtgtatcgatggctaacgaacaataccgcGTAACTaacaattcgtcgcctacctgacataagggtgtaactacaatctgcaatgaaccctgtcctccatacaATTCAAAGCTTTTCctggctcatctcaatgtgtagttacgcccttatgtcagccaagcgacaaattttggcaaaatgagttggcaactttgccgcattctaatACGCAAGTtagtgtttttagttttttccaatacTCTAAGGGAGCGATtcaatgacgctgtaatgtgattgtaaaaaatattaCGAATCGAACCTTGAAGTTACAAAAATGGCAAGTTTTCTCGTCGTTCTGAAAAATTGTCGGTTTGCTGATAGGCGGTAGTTTTCGTTAGCCGTCGATATGAATCTTGCCTCGCTGTATGTCAACTTAAAAGTGACTATTATGATAACCGCTTGTTTCCATTTAAGTACGCAAGATTCTCTGGCAATGAGTGAATAATGCAGAAATTGCTTAGTAATCAATGGGTAGCGTAAAACTGTAGTGATGTAGAAATAAGTGCATCAGCAGAAATGCAAATGTATTGTTTGTCTAGTAAAAGCTTTAAAGCCTCTTATGGGCTAGCAAACTCTCCAAGGTTACCTCTGCTTAAGAACTACAAAATTACCTATGAAATTACCGTGATGCCATAGCAACTTGTtcaggccccccccccccccccccaaatagtTGTGGTCACAAAGTAAACGACGATTTTACTAGAATCTTTGACACTGCCGAGCTCGGTACTAGCTGTTAATGTCATATTTCTTATGCCGTGattttcaatgtttaaaatGGAGGCTGAGGAATTCTCGTCGAAATTCAGAATTACAAGTAGAATGTTAAAAGTAAATATCATACTTTCGCGAAGTAGGTACTGCTTGTGCATGCCTTGCCTCGTGAAAGAAAGTGAAGGATGATGAAGGTGGAAAGGAGATGGACACCACAGAAGGTAGCCTGCGAGAGGTTGTTCTCATTGCTTTAAATTCGAGATGGAAAGAGTAGTATAAATTGCATAAACCGATGTTTGAAggagtttcaaaataaaaaagtatttcAATATTTGTAGGATCCACCCTATAGTATCTATGTCATAATTGAGAATGCTATCCGACATGAAGGCGGATTGGGAATTGGACATTGGTCTGCACGACTTCGACCCATCCCTTTGAACCCCGAAGTAGTATCGAACGGGACCGCAGTAGGGGTCGAAGTATCAACCTATTGACACTGCCTCGAATCGATGGCCCTCGCATTGATTTTAGTACCTACGCACGTGCGAGCTCTCCGGTTTTGCAAGGACCGAGAGAAAAACATCTTCATCTGAACAATCGCAGAGAGCGTCAAAAACCTAATAATTTCATGACAGTTTTGAGTAAATCAGTCGAAATTGGATCAGCACCAATCGCTCACTATAGATTGAAGTGAATCCTCGCAGTTTTGGCGCAATGCACTCTAGGCATAATCAATGGACTTCAAATTTCAACTGTTTGgaggattattttgaaaatattgaaatgttaGTCTGTAGATCAATCACTAAGAGGCATTCACTCCAAAAAGTGTTTTTCGAAACTTTACGATATACTTTCAAAAGTACTGTTTTCAATTGATAATTATAATAGCGACTCTTTGAAACTCGGAACTAGCGAagttaaaaattataaacattATTTTCGAATTTATTTTGAGGCCTAAAGGTTCATTTTTTTCCTATGACCGTTCCTTGATTGGTCTGTAGACTAATTATTCGGTGTTTCAGGTGgcgaaaattttcaatacatCGAGAAACAGTTAACTGTACGACAGCCACCGAGGGTATTTCTCGCTTACGTAAGGCGCAACCAAAACCCAAG
This window of the Bemisia tabaci chromosome 3, PGI_BMITA_v3 genome carries:
- the LOC109043463 gene encoding dopaminechrome tautomerase; translation: MQPILLTLLVVATLWQGCSLGTPRNELVEVFSWKTLDFAYPSEQSRQQAIAAGDFIPGNSVPMGVEVWQDKVFISVPRLGKGVPSSLNYVKMNDMYKAPKLIPYPNWASQNMKSKEPGLKIVSPFRMSVDACDRLWMVDLGILDIKTSFTKLFQPRILVFDLKTDQLVLEREIEAKLLPCRTWIANIIVDVERDNCQDAWAYIPDLWGKVLIVYSMQKNDAYQVNHQYFNSDPLAGNYFIGGFNFRWDDGIFGVALSPRSVETGEKTLFFHALSAYTEYAVSTRVLKNATLAADFYGYKLLGSRGGEFNQAGAQSMDPQTGVLFYTLPHKNAIGCWNACDKSQEYSPRTAVQVVQNNVTLLYPSDLKVDRASRVWVVSNKLPVFNNDALNNNEVNFRILYGEANKVIEDTPCDPNFVAPPVFDKGPQHQHQHQHHQRRRAHQRRAPQPATSAIKTVPRLWP